In the genome of Victivallis lenta, one region contains:
- a CDS encoding HPr family phosphocarrier protein encodes MGEKNVFEQEITVDNAMGLHARPAAQLVRIASGYDASMSVEKLDDGGEVADCRSVLSLLMLAAGRGTRLLLRVSGPQAEEAFRAAVDFFTSKFGEE; translated from the coding sequence ATGGGCGAAAAGAACGTTTTCGAGCAGGAGATCACGGTGGATAACGCCATGGGGCTGCATGCGCGCCCCGCGGCGCAGCTGGTCAGGATCGCCTCCGGCTACGATGCGTCCATGAGTGTGGAGAAACTCGATGACGGCGGCGAGGTCGCCGACTGCCGCAGCGTGCTTTCACTGCTGATGCTGGCGGCCGGGCGGGGCACGAGGCTGCTGCTGCGCGTCTCCGGCCCGCAGGCGGAGGAGGCGTTCCGCGCCGCGGTCGATTTCTTCACTTCGAAGTTCGGGGAAGAGTAG
- a CDS encoding 3-deoxy-D-manno-octulosonic acid transferase, whose amino-acid sequence MFRLIYNLFMPVGFLFYVPGLYLKYRHRPGWKNTFMERFGCFTPERVKELEAFHGAVWVHAVSVGEAVVALSLLRAWQAKHPERKFILSTTTTTGQELVRNQAPANTAVIFCPIDFLWMVRRALSVLKPSMLVIFETEIWPNLVAETRKRGIPVTLVNGRMSDHSVKGYRKIRCFFGPLLKMFNLISVQTEADAERYLSVSPEANVVVSGNLKFDQKAPGELPDAGYSACFGPGKHLVLLAASTHPGEEELVTETYLRLRKEIPNLKLVLVPRHVERAADIVEMLKRLGVRFSRRSSGGEAAEPADVLLADTTGEMLKLMNGADLVIMGKSLAGHDEGHNLIEPALLSKPIVTGHVLRNFRFILKVLLQENAVATVTGDGELYEQLRKLLTDEKMRVELGKRAGQVIRRHAGAADRTIAALENLLENPSKH is encoded by the coding sequence ATGTTTCGCTTGATCTACAATCTGTTCATGCCGGTCGGCTTTCTCTTTTACGTGCCGGGGCTTTACCTGAAATACCGGCACCGGCCGGGCTGGAAAAACACGTTCATGGAGCGTTTCGGCTGTTTCACCCCGGAGCGGGTGAAGGAGCTTGAGGCGTTTCACGGCGCGGTCTGGGTTCACGCGGTCAGCGTCGGCGAGGCGGTGGTGGCGCTGTCGCTGCTGCGCGCCTGGCAGGCGAAGCATCCGGAGCGGAAGTTCATTTTATCGACCACGACCACGACCGGTCAGGAGCTCGTGCGGAATCAGGCGCCGGCGAATACGGCGGTGATTTTCTGCCCGATCGATTTCCTCTGGATGGTCCGGCGGGCTCTTTCGGTGCTGAAGCCGTCGATGCTGGTGATTTTCGAAACCGAAATCTGGCCGAACCTGGTGGCGGAAACGCGGAAGCGCGGCATTCCGGTCACGCTGGTGAACGGCCGGATGTCGGACCACTCGGTCAAGGGCTACCGGAAAATCCGTTGTTTTTTCGGCCCGCTGCTGAAGATGTTCAATTTGATTTCGGTGCAGACCGAGGCGGATGCGGAGCGTTATCTGTCGGTTTCGCCCGAAGCGAACGTCGTTGTCTCCGGCAATCTGAAGTTCGACCAGAAGGCGCCGGGCGAACTGCCGGACGCGGGCTATTCCGCCTGCTTCGGCCCCGGGAAGCATCTGGTCCTGCTGGCCGCCTCGACCCATCCGGGCGAGGAGGAGCTCGTGACGGAAACCTATCTCCGGCTCCGGAAGGAGATTCCGAATCTGAAGCTGGTGCTGGTTCCGCGTCACGTCGAGCGGGCCGCCGATATCGTCGAGATGCTGAAGCGCCTCGGGGTTCGTTTTTCGCGGCGGAGTTCCGGCGGGGAGGCTGCCGAACCGGCGGATGTGCTTCTGGCCGATACGACCGGCGAGATGCTGAAGCTCATGAACGGCGCCGACCTGGTCATCATGGGCAAGAGCCTGGCCGGGCATGACGAGGGGCATAACCTCATCGAGCCGGCGCTGCTGTCGAAGCCGATCGTGACCGGTCACGTGCTGCGGAATTTCCGTTTTATCCTGAAGGTGCTGCTGCAGGAGAACGCAGTGGCGACCGTCACCGGCGACGGCGAACTTTACGAACAGCTGCGGAAGCTGCTGACCGACGAGAAGATGCGCGTGGAGCTCGGTAAACGGGCCGGGCAGGTGATCCGCCGCCATGCCGGCGCGGCCGACCGGACCATCGCGGCGCTCGAAAATTTGTTGGAGAATCCATCGAAACATTAA
- the glmS gene encoding glutamine--fructose-6-phosphate transaminase (isomerizing) — protein MCGIIGYTGARAVPPILLDGLKRLEYRGYDSSGMALAGAGMMAELKEVGKVARLEAALQAESGLREFTGCGIAHTRWATHGVPSTVNAHPHCDGKREFAIVHNGIVENHHELRSHLEKKGYRFRSQTDSEVIVHLIADAYNGDLLAATAAALRQVSGTYGLAVVSVHHPGLIVAARKGSPLVIGLGSGENLIASDIAALLTHTRQVIYLNDGDIAAISPESVDLRDISNVPVEREVANIDWDAAAAEKGNYPHFMLKEIFEQPETIENAIRGRINYEMGTAILNGLGFSPCELAQISRIVIAACGSSMHAGMVAEYYFEDIAGISTSVEQAAEFRYRNPIIEPNTLVIPISQSGETADTIAAVREAVGKGAYISALCNVVGSTIAREAGRGVYLHAGPEISVASTKAFSSQVAVLLLMALLLGRNRRLSRSEGCELVREIEQTPELIRSVLAQAEEIRAIAKRYAGFDDFFYIGRGCLYPTALEGALKLKEISYVHAEGYHAAELKHGPISLLDERHPVLALANDIPGRDKILGNIQECRARRAPVVAVATAGDREVENLTDDVIFIPHCSRFIAPLPTTVALQLFAYYIAVERGCEIDQPRNLAKSVTVE, from the coding sequence ATGTGTGGAATTATCGGATATACCGGCGCCCGCGCCGTTCCGCCGATCCTCCTGGATGGTCTGAAACGTCTGGAATATCGCGGTTATGATTCGTCCGGCATGGCGCTGGCCGGGGCCGGGATGATGGCGGAGCTCAAGGAGGTCGGCAAGGTGGCGCGGCTCGAGGCGGCGCTTCAGGCCGAGTCCGGGCTCCGGGAGTTTACCGGCTGCGGCATTGCGCATACGCGCTGGGCCACGCACGGGGTGCCGTCGACGGTCAACGCGCATCCTCACTGCGACGGGAAGCGGGAGTTCGCGATCGTCCACAACGGCATCGTCGAAAACCATCATGAGCTGCGGAGCCATCTGGAGAAGAAGGGGTACCGCTTCCGTTCGCAGACCGACTCCGAAGTGATCGTCCACCTGATCGCCGACGCGTACAACGGCGATCTGCTGGCCGCGACGGCCGCCGCGCTGCGGCAGGTCTCCGGCACCTACGGTCTCGCGGTCGTTTCGGTGCACCACCCGGGACTCATCGTCGCCGCCCGCAAGGGCAGCCCGCTGGTCATCGGGCTCGGCAGCGGCGAAAACCTGATTGCGAGCGACATCGCGGCGCTCCTGACCCACACGCGGCAGGTCATTTACCTGAATGACGGCGACATCGCGGCGATTTCGCCCGAAAGCGTCGATCTGCGCGATATCTCGAATGTCCCCGTCGAGCGGGAGGTCGCGAATATCGACTGGGATGCGGCGGCGGCCGAAAAGGGCAACTATCCGCACTTCATGCTCAAGGAGATCTTCGAGCAGCCCGAGACCATCGAAAATGCGATCCGCGGACGGATCAACTACGAGATGGGCACGGCCATCCTGAACGGCCTGGGGTTTTCGCCGTGCGAACTGGCGCAGATTTCGCGCATCGTCATCGCGGCCTGCGGCAGCAGCATGCACGCCGGCATGGTGGCGGAGTATTACTTTGAGGACATCGCCGGAATTTCGACTTCGGTCGAGCAGGCGGCGGAGTTCCGTTACCGCAACCCGATCATCGAGCCGAATACGCTCGTGATTCCGATCAGCCAGTCCGGCGAAACCGCCGACACGATCGCGGCGGTCCGCGAGGCGGTCGGCAAGGGGGCCTATATTTCGGCGCTCTGCAACGTGGTCGGTTCGACCATCGCCCGCGAGGCCGGGCGCGGCGTCTATCTGCATGCGGGGCCGGAGATCAGCGTCGCGTCGACGAAGGCGTTTTCGAGTCAGGTCGCCGTGCTTCTGCTGATGGCGCTGCTGCTCGGGCGCAACCGGCGGCTGAGCCGCAGCGAAGGGTGCGAGCTGGTGCGCGAGATCGAGCAGACGCCGGAGCTGATCCGCAGCGTGCTGGCCCAGGCGGAGGAGATCCGTGCGATCGCGAAGCGTTACGCCGGGTTCGACGATTTCTTCTATATCGGCCGCGGCTGCCTCTACCCGACCGCGCTTGAAGGGGCCCTGAAGCTCAAGGAGATCAGCTACGTCCATGCCGAAGGGTATCATGCCGCCGAGCTGAAGCACGGCCCGATTTCGCTGCTGGACGAACGCCACCCGGTGCTGGCGCTGGCCAATGACATTCCGGGGCGCGACAAGATTCTCGGGAACATTCAGGAGTGCCGCGCGCGGCGCGCTCCGGTGGTCGCCGTGGCGACGGCCGGCGACCGCGAGGTCGAGAACCTGACCGACGATGTGATTTTCATTCCGCATTGTTCGCGTTTCATCGCTCCCCTCCCGACGACGGTGGCGCTTCAGCTGTTTGCCTACTACATCGCGGTGGAGCGCGGTTGTGAAATCGACCAGCCGCGCAACCTCGCGAAGAGCGTCACGGTGGAATAA
- the rhaM gene encoding L-rhamnose mutarotase — translation MLRDAFRMKLKPGCIEEYRKRHDRIWPELVKAHSDCGICDYSIYLDEETLTLFAFRRLTEKNTADRMGELDIVKKWWEYNRDLMEVNPDNSPVFTPLVEVFHMD, via the coding sequence ATGTTACGCGACGCATTCAGAATGAAACTGAAACCCGGCTGCATCGAGGAGTACCGCAAACGCCACGACCGGATCTGGCCCGAGCTGGTCAAAGCCCACTCCGACTGCGGCATTTGCGACTATTCGATCTATCTCGACGAGGAGACGCTCACGCTCTTCGCCTTCCGCCGCCTCACCGAAAAGAACACCGCCGACCGCATGGGCGAACTCGACATCGTCAAAAAGTGGTGGGAATACAACCGCGACCTCATGGAGGTCAACCCGGACAACTCCCCCGTCTTTACCCCGCTTGTCGAAGTGTTCCACATGGATTGA
- a CDS encoding ThuA domain-containing protein, protein MNRKAFITWGGWSGHEPEQTSALFAKLLAEKGFAVERVDSLSPLADTEKMKTFDLIVPVWTMSSIAKEELRGLLEAVRSGVGIGGWHGGMGDAFRQETEYQWMVGGQWVAHPGNAIDYTIEVVKNDPITAGIGTFAMHSEQYYMHTDPGNEVLAVTRFDGRHADWIAGTIMPAAWKRHYGKGRVFYCSLGHVAADFDVPEARELTLRGLLWAAHAL, encoded by the coding sequence ATGAACCGGAAAGCATTCATCACCTGGGGCGGCTGGAGCGGCCATGAGCCGGAGCAGACTTCCGCCTTGTTTGCGAAGCTGCTGGCGGAGAAGGGATTCGCGGTCGAACGCGTCGATTCGCTCTCTCCCCTGGCGGATACGGAGAAAATGAAGACGTTCGACCTGATCGTGCCGGTGTGGACCATGTCGTCCATCGCGAAGGAGGAACTCAGGGGGCTGCTTGAGGCGGTCCGCTCCGGGGTCGGCATCGGCGGCTGGCACGGCGGCATGGGCGACGCGTTCCGGCAGGAGACCGAGTATCAGTGGATGGTCGGCGGCCAGTGGGTCGCCCACCCCGGCAACGCGATCGACTATACGATCGAAGTCGTGAAGAATGATCCGATTACAGCCGGAATCGGCACGTTTGCGATGCATTCCGAGCAGTATTACATGCACACCGACCCGGGCAATGAGGTGCTCGCCGTCACGCGCTTCGACGGCCGGCACGCCGACTGGATTGCCGGGACGATCATGCCGGCGGCATGGAAGCGGCACTACGGAAAAGGCCGGGTGTTCTACTGCTCGCTCGGACACGTTGCGGCGGATTTCGATGTCCCCGAAGCGCGCGAACTGACGCTGCGCGGACTGCTCTGGGCGGCACACGCACTCTGA
- a CDS encoding tagaturonate epimerase family protein, producing MTEFAQNILALLGKSEAEIRPLLPEKHGGFSPRPASLHLLGRSAVLAGSEDGVPLLLVVADSRRRLPDGFEGEQTALADGGVLLRCGHSAANAAALRRHFPWCAPSAPPACALSAGVRLDGEAAERIGLFARNGVFPVLSGDGTAAVRAVFEIFSCDCRSGYAVDGGRAGTVSACEAALAGGATFITLSPSPAPAALSAAADYAGKHFITEDRQAFFFNSETAGACVARFGTLADFAAKVRALPFGKRGAFGLGIALDGGPEPTCPAEHLFVIRELRRRNLEISILFLRWPEEPEAFASAFRQHVSIARTFGGYRLAVPFSRELPANGSGRCEMLHLAPDGEPIEQIQAHFQAAGLKER from the coding sequence ATGACGGAGTTCGCGCAAAATATCCTCGCTTTGCTTGGAAAAAGTGAGGCGGAGATCAGGCCGCTGCTGCCGGAGAAACACGGCGGCTTCTCGCCCCGTCCCGCTTCGCTCCATCTGCTCGGGCGCAGCGCGGTCCTGGCCGGTTCCGAAGACGGCGTTCCGCTCCTGCTGGTCGTCGCCGACAGCCGGAGGCGTCTGCCTGACGGTTTCGAAGGGGAGCAGACGGCGCTGGCGGACGGCGGCGTTCTGTTGCGCTGCGGGCATTCCGCGGCCAATGCTGCCGCGCTCCGGCGTCATTTCCCCTGGTGTGCTCCCTCGGCTCCCCCCGCGTGCGCTCTTTCGGCCGGAGTCCGGCTTGACGGCGAAGCGGCGGAGCGGATCGGCCTTTTTGCCCGCAATGGCGTGTTTCCGGTGCTTTCGGGAGATGGGACGGCTGCCGTCCGGGCCGTGTTCGAGATTTTTTCCTGCGACTGCCGGAGCGGGTACGCCGTGGACGGCGGCCGCGCCGGGACGGTCTCCGCCTGTGAGGCGGCGCTGGCCGGCGGGGCGACGTTCATTACGCTGTCTCCTTCCCCGGCCCCGGCCGCTCTTTCGGCCGCGGCCGATTATGCCGGAAAGCATTTCATCACGGAGGACCGGCAGGCGTTTTTCTTCAATTCCGAGACCGCCGGGGCGTGCGTCGCCCGGTTCGGAACGCTCGCCGACTTTGCCGCGAAGGTCCGCGCCCTGCCGTTCGGAAAACGCGGCGCTTTCGGGCTCGGCATCGCGCTGGACGGCGGTCCGGAGCCGACGTGCCCGGCGGAGCATCTGTTCGTGATCCGGGAGCTCCGGCGGAGAAATCTGGAGATTTCCATTCTTTTTTTGCGCTGGCCGGAGGAGCCGGAGGCGTTCGCTTCCGCGTTTCGGCAGCATGTATCGATCGCCCGCACCTTCGGGGGGTACCGGCTCGCGGTTCCGTTTAGCCGGGAACTGCCGGCGAACGGTTCCGGCCGGTGCGAAATGCTTCATCTGGCGCCGGATGGGGAGCCGATCGAACAAATTCAGGCGCATTTTCAGGCGGCGGGCTTGAAAGAACGTTGA
- a CDS encoding O-acetylhomoserine aminocarboxypropyltransferase/cysteine synthase family protein, with protein MNQNWHIETQAVQAGYRPGNGEPRTLPLYQSTTYKYDDAQSVADLFDLKSEGFFYTRLANPTVDAFEKKMAALEGGVAAVAVSAGQTASMLAILNIARAGDHIVAVASLYGGTVSLFTNTFSKLGIEFTFVQPDADSETVRKAIRPNTKAIFAETLANPALIVLDIERFAGIAHEAGIPLIVDNTFPTAYLCRPFDFGADIVTHSTSKYTDGHAMAIGGIVIEKGNFNWSNGKFPDFTEPDPAYHGLVYMENFKAAPFSVKLRVQFIRDMGVPMAPFNALLANLGLETLHIRMQRHCENAMAMAEFLENHPKVSWVNYPGLKSSSQYELAKKYMPKGCSGVICFGVKGGKAAGERVMNSLKLAAIVVHVADVRTCVLHPASMTHRQLSDAELKAAGVSPDMIRLSVGIENIDDIKADFDQALANA; from the coding sequence ATGAATCAGAACTGGCATATTGAAACACAGGCGGTCCAGGCCGGCTACCGGCCCGGCAACGGAGAACCGCGCACGCTGCCGCTCTACCAGAGCACGACCTACAAATACGACGACGCCCAGAGCGTCGCCGACCTCTTCGACCTCAAGAGCGAAGGGTTCTTCTACACCCGGCTCGCAAATCCGACCGTCGACGCATTCGAGAAGAAGATGGCCGCGCTCGAGGGCGGCGTCGCCGCCGTTGCGGTCAGCGCGGGGCAGACCGCCTCGATGCTCGCCATACTGAACATCGCCCGGGCCGGAGACCACATCGTCGCCGTCGCGAGCCTCTACGGCGGAACGGTCTCGCTGTTCACCAACACCTTCAGCAAGCTCGGAATCGAATTCACCTTCGTCCAGCCCGACGCCGACTCGGAGACGGTCCGCAAGGCAATCCGCCCGAACACGAAAGCGATCTTCGCGGAGACGCTCGCGAATCCGGCCCTCATCGTGCTCGATATCGAGCGGTTCGCCGGCATCGCCCACGAAGCCGGGATTCCGCTCATCGTCGACAACACCTTTCCGACCGCCTATCTCTGCCGCCCGTTCGACTTCGGCGCGGACATCGTGACCCACTCGACCAGCAAATACACCGACGGCCACGCCATGGCCATCGGCGGAATCGTCATCGAAAAGGGGAATTTCAACTGGAGCAACGGCAAGTTCCCGGACTTCACGGAGCCGGATCCGGCCTATCACGGGCTGGTCTATATGGAGAACTTCAAGGCCGCCCCGTTCTCGGTCAAGCTGCGGGTGCAGTTCATCCGCGACATGGGGGTCCCGATGGCGCCTTTCAACGCGCTGCTCGCCAACCTCGGGCTTGAAACGCTGCACATCCGCATGCAGCGCCACTGCGAAAATGCGATGGCGATGGCGGAGTTCCTCGAGAATCACCCGAAGGTCAGCTGGGTCAACTATCCGGGCCTCAAATCGAGCAGCCAGTACGAACTGGCGAAAAAATACATGCCGAAGGGCTGCTCCGGCGTGATCTGCTTCGGAGTGAAGGGCGGAAAGGCGGCCGGCGAACGGGTCATGAACTCCCTGAAGCTCGCGGCGATCGTCGTCCATGTGGCCGACGTCCGCACCTGCGTGCTGCATCCGGCCAGCATGACCCACCGCCAGCTCTCCGACGCCGAGCTCAAAGCCGCCGGCGTCTCCCCGGATATGATCCGGCTTTCCGTCGGAATCGAAAACATCGACGATATCAAAGCCGACTTCGATCAGGCCCTCGCCAACGCCTGA
- the ptsP gene encoding phosphoenolpyruvate--protein phosphotransferase has translation MALPTQTIQALAVSPGIAIGRTMRVTGQTRYREPEPHRITEDEIPAELSRLSAALALTRTQLVELRQEVRNKLKAQEAEIFDAHIMIVDDRTMIAEAEKGIREKHYVAEYALYLASEHFANVFAGMADEYLRERAADIRDVSARILSNLTNIHVHGHEIDLDDRRIIVAHNLSPSETAQLDVEKVLGFAVETGSATSHTAILARSMRLPAVVGIPPELPEQLTADDKLIIDGYSGKLLINPDARTEEAYRLKKAEAGQLWSRLESESELRPETTDGFIVQLAANLDSPDKVGEVKRCGASGIGLFRTEYLYMNRQTLPDEEEQFEVYKKLLVECDNAPLIVRTLDVGGDKFNTNIYRANEQNPFLGLRGIRLCLHERRDILETQLRALLRAGVFGNLRVMLPMVSSIREVIEVRSIIGQLQQQLENEKLEYMSHLPLGIMIETPAAALMADKFAPMVDFFSIGTNDLVQYTMAIDRGNERVAYLYRPSHPAILGLIRNCVEAANRHNIWVSVCGQAAADAYMVPLLAGIGVHELSMAPSSIAVVRRVIRSMSMFEMQETAQAALACTNATDALAISEALIHLRAPEIVNI, from the coding sequence ATGGCGCTTCCGACACAGACGATTCAGGCGCTCGCCGTTTCTCCCGGCATCGCCATCGGGCGAACGATGCGCGTGACCGGCCAGACCCGATACCGCGAGCCCGAGCCGCACCGGATCACCGAAGATGAAATCCCGGCGGAGCTCTCGCGCCTTTCGGCCGCCCTCGCGCTGACCCGGACCCAGCTGGTCGAGCTCCGGCAGGAGGTCCGCAACAAGCTGAAGGCCCAGGAAGCGGAGATTTTCGACGCGCATATCATGATCGTCGACGACCGTACCATGATCGCCGAGGCGGAGAAGGGAATCCGGGAGAAACACTATGTTGCCGAATACGCGCTCTATCTTGCCAGCGAACATTTTGCAAACGTTTTTGCCGGGATGGCGGACGAATACCTGCGCGAGCGCGCCGCGGACATCCGCGACGTTTCGGCCCGCATTCTGTCGAACCTGACGAATATCCATGTGCACGGTCACGAGATCGACCTCGACGACCGCCGTATCATCGTCGCACACAATCTGTCGCCCTCCGAAACCGCCCAGCTCGACGTCGAAAAGGTGCTCGGCTTCGCGGTCGAAACCGGCAGTGCGACCAGCCATACCGCGATTCTGGCCCGGTCGATGCGGCTCCCGGCCGTGGTCGGGATTCCGCCCGAACTGCCCGAACAGCTTACGGCGGACGACAAGCTCATCATCGACGGTTACAGCGGCAAGCTCCTGATCAATCCGGATGCCCGCACCGAAGAGGCGTACCGCCTGAAAAAAGCCGAGGCCGGCCAGCTCTGGAGCCGGCTCGAGAGCGAAAGCGAGCTGCGGCCGGAGACGACCGACGGCTTCATCGTTCAGCTGGCCGCGAACCTCGATTCTCCCGACAAGGTCGGCGAGGTCAAGCGGTGCGGCGCCAGCGGAATCGGCCTTTTCCGCACCGAATATCTGTATATGAACCGGCAGACCCTGCCGGATGAGGAAGAGCAGTTCGAGGTTTACAAGAAGCTGCTGGTCGAGTGCGACAACGCGCCCCTGATCGTGCGCACGCTCGACGTCGGCGGCGACAAATTCAATACGAACATCTACCGGGCGAACGAGCAGAATCCGTTCCTGGGGCTGCGCGGAATCCGGCTCTGTCTGCACGAACGGCGCGATATTCTCGAGACCCAGCTGCGTGCGCTGCTGCGGGCCGGGGTTTTCGGGAATCTGCGGGTCATGCTGCCGATGGTGAGCAGCATCCGCGAGGTGATCGAGGTCCGTTCGATCATCGGGCAGCTCCAGCAGCAGCTTGAGAACGAGAAGCTCGAATATATGTCGCACCTGCCGCTCGGCATCATGATCGAAACGCCCGCCGCGGCGCTGATGGCGGACAAGTTCGCCCCGATGGTCGACTTTTTCAGCATCGGGACCAACGACCTTGTCCAGTACACGATGGCGATCGACCGCGGCAATGAGCGGGTGGCCTATCTGTACCGGCCGTCCCACCCCGCGATCCTGGGGCTGATCCGCAACTGCGTCGAGGCGGCGAACCGGCACAATATCTGGGTCAGCGTCTGCGGGCAGGCCGCCGCCGACGCATATATGGTTCCGCTGCTGGCCGGGATCGGCGTACATGAGCTCAGCATGGCGCCGTCGTCGATCGCGGTGGTGCGCCGGGTGATCCGCAGCATGTCGATGTTCGAGATGCAGGAGACCGCGCAGGCCGCGCTGGCCTGCACGAATGCGACCGACGCGCTGGCCATTTCCGAGGCGCTGATTCATCTGCGCGCGCCTGAAATCGTCAATATCTGA
- the thiC gene encoding phosphomethylpyrimidine synthase ThiC: MKIMTQPAQAKAGIITAAMQRVAELEKLPAETIRAGVAAGTIVIPANINHRNLEPIGIGRILKTKINANIGNSAVASCPRQELEKLNYSVRYGADTVMDLSTGGNINEIRRSIIEHSPIPVGTVPLYEVLARCGTVDNLTEELILQVMQEQAEQGVDYMTIHAGLLRAQVPAAKKRLLRIVSRGGSILAAWMNKFDRENPFYTAFDKILEICRRYDVTLSLGDGMRPGCLADASDEAQFAELDVLGELVSRCRAADVQAMVEGPGHIPFNEVEMNMTRERERCGDAPFYVLGPVVIDCAPGYDHITSAIGATMAAYSGAAMLCYVTPKEHLGLPNARDVRDGVVAYKIAAHAADVALGKPGARDRDDAISRARAEFDWEKQFECALDPEKARELRAEALAERDLPPDHGHGDEQFCTMCGPNFCSIRISRGL, from the coding sequence ATGAAGATCATGACGCAGCCGGCACAGGCGAAAGCCGGCATCATTACCGCGGCCATGCAGCGTGTGGCCGAGCTTGAAAAGCTCCCGGCGGAGACGATCCGCGCGGGGGTTGCGGCCGGTACGATCGTGATTCCGGCGAACATCAACCACAGAAACCTCGAGCCGATCGGCATCGGGCGGATTCTGAAAACCAAGATCAATGCGAATATCGGCAACTCCGCCGTGGCGAGCTGTCCGCGCCAGGAGCTCGAGAAGCTCAATTATTCGGTCAGATACGGCGCCGACACGGTCATGGACCTGAGCACCGGCGGCAACATCAACGAGATCCGGCGCTCGATCATCGAGCACAGTCCGATTCCGGTCGGCACGGTGCCGCTCTACGAAGTTCTCGCGCGCTGCGGCACGGTGGACAACCTGACCGAAGAGCTGATTCTGCAGGTCATGCAGGAGCAGGCGGAGCAGGGGGTCGATTACATGACCATCCACGCCGGGCTGCTCAGGGCGCAGGTTCCGGCGGCGAAGAAGCGGCTGCTGCGCATCGTCAGCCGCGGCGGCTCGATCCTCGCGGCCTGGATGAACAAGTTCGACCGCGAAAATCCGTTTTACACGGCGTTCGACAAAATTCTGGAGATCTGCCGCCGCTATGACGTGACGCTGTCGCTCGGCGACGGCATGCGCCCCGGCTGCCTCGCGGATGCGAGCGACGAAGCGCAGTTCGCCGAGCTCGACGTGCTCGGCGAACTCGTGAGCCGCTGCCGCGCCGCCGATGTGCAGGCCATGGTGGAAGGGCCCGGCCATATCCCGTTCAACGAGGTCGAGATGAATATGACCCGCGAGCGCGAGCGCTGCGGCGACGCGCCGTTTTACGTGCTCGGTCCGGTGGTGATCGACTGCGCGCCGGGTTACGACCATATCACGAGCGCGATCGGCGCGACGATGGCGGCTTATTCGGGCGCGGCTATGCTCTGCTATGTGACGCCGAAGGAGCATCTCGGGCTGCCGAACGCCCGCGATGTGCGCGACGGGGTGGTCGCCTACAAGATCGCTGCCCATGCCGCCGATGTGGCGCTCGGCAAGCCCGGCGCCCGCGACCGCGATGACGCGATCAGCCGCGCCCGCGCCGAGTTCGACTGGGAGAAGCAGTTCGAGTGCGCGCTCGATCCGGAGAAAGCGCGGGAGCTGCGCGCCGAAGCGCTGGCGGAACGCGACCTGCCGCCGGACCACGGCCACGGCGACGAGCAGTTCTGCACGATGTGCGGGCCGAACTTCTGCTCGATCCGCATCAGCAGGGGGCTGTAG